The nucleotide sequence CCATTGAATCTGTCAGCAGAGTAGTAGTAAGTCGTCGCCTGTAAACAGttatttcttcttcaagtttttaattataggTGGCGCCTCTCAACCAGCAATATATCCTTCCAAGCCTCATAAAACATCCAGGTGATTCCTGAGTTGGGCATTACTTTTAAACAACTAGCACCCCAGCCTCTGTAAAGGCCCAGCAAACCTTCCTTTCTAACGACTTCCGAAAGTGCTGCAGCCATGTGGGGTGGACATCGACCATCCAGAGCTCCCACCATCAGCCGTTTCCTCGCCACCTCCAATGGGAAACTGATCGTGCTAGCTGTGAAACCTGGCACATGCAATTGCAgaaattaagtaaatgagaacCAAGCTAACGGGCATTGATATGTGAATAGGAACAACAGGTTgcaaattcaaatgagaaaacaaGATAACCAATTTTGAAGAATGCTTTTCTCCTCTTCAATATAAATAAACTAGCTCTACATTGTGAGATTTGGAAAACACCTGCtctataaaaatatcaatcaacACAAATATGTAGGGAAGTTCTGACCTGAAAGTGCTCCAACCAGAAGCATCTCAGCACGGTTTAAAGACTTCTTGTTCTTTGTCAAGCAATAAGATCTCTTCATTGTGTCATACATGAAATAGTAACACGTGCTATAGGGAAGCATGCCAATCAGTGTAGGTGAAATACCAGCATAGAAGGCACCTAATCCACCATCCTTGTAAATCTTACTCAGTGCAACTCCTAGAGAAGGATACGCTTCAGGACTTACAGTCAACCGATCCTGTTCAAAATTgcaaaagatagaaattagATGCCTTGGGAACAACTAAAAGGGCTACCACCTCTAAGAAACTCATTTGTGCTGGAAAGTTGAGAGAACTCAAACCATATAGGTAAAAGAAACTATGAGAAAGCCGTAAAGACAAAATGTACCCCTCCAAAGTTCTAGAAACAACCAACAAGGACACATATTCAGGACATGGAAGATAAAAAGGATAAACATAAACTGAGAAATGAATTATTGAAGTCTGGAAACAGCACAAGTTTTTCACCAGAAATTGCATAAACAAAGCAAATACCTTCAAAACTTCAAGGGGATGACAGGCAAGTGTGCTAACAATTCCAGCAGCAGCTCCTGCCACAGCAACCGGAGAGAGCCAGGGAAGAGAAAACTTCAAATTGACATGACCAATTTGCAACACTGGGCTGTCAGCCTGATTCCATTTCTCTTGAGCAGATGTCATTGTTCGTTTGACATGCTCAAATGTTCCGAGCTCAATTGCCTGTGTGGGTATTATCCGAAGCATGTTGATTGTGTTGCCTGCCCACAGCCCTTGCCAACCTTGCTGCTCAATGACATCAATGAAACTCCCAGTAATGCTCTTGGGCCCAACACCAACAACCATTCTCGTCCTGTATGTCATAAAATTTCTGAATTAGGGATCAAGTTCTATTACATGAAATAGGCAATGAAAACAAACTTGATGTTGtttccaaaaattttatctTGTAACTGGAGTTCATGTCCTTTTTCTTCCAAAATAACAGAGGACATGGAAACGCCTCAGATTTCTGATTTCCTATGTTGAGTTGGTAGAACTAACGAGCCTCGGAAGATTAAGTAGCAATTGATGATAGATAGTCAGTTGATCCTATAACTCTTGCAAAAATAGGATTATGTTCAAAGTACATAAAGTAATCACAACTGGTTACAGCTTACAAAGTATTATCCTATTCCACATTAAGCCAAAGAAGTGCAAATTTCAATTCCCACAAGGTTCTAGAATTCCACTAGATTTGACCATCCTTTTTTACCAGCAATGACAAGCCTTGCCAAGGTCTTTGAGTCAATCATTGAGTTCTCAATTATCATATTCATCTTGGCTTTTGAAGCTATAGAGCATTCCATTCATTGGTTGAAGTGAGCcattattaatttccctttTTCTCAGTAAGGAGAGAGGATTACTCATGGCTGACTTTGTTACTGGATATAGGCTTCTTCTGCTTTACTTCATTTCTCATGCTGTACAAGGTTTACCTGAGGGTGGTTTCTTTTACAATATTATCACTGTCCAAGTAGCACCTCAATTAAGAGAACGAATTGAGATAGAAAACCTGAGTattctttcaagtttttccaTGGATTAGACACAGAGTTTGAGATTATACAAACTTGATTGGTTAGGCTGTACTCATACAATATTATAACATATGAGAAACAACAGTACAAACTgatatatatttcatttgttttaaaatttcttCATGTTGCTATTTAAAAATCAGAAAACCAATTCATTAAACAATTGAAACAAGTGAAAAGACAGAACTTAAACTGTCTACCATTTCTTCTCTCAACAAATATACTATAGGTCTGAAGTCTTCTTGATGCACTCTCTTTAAGTAGCAACTGATTGGCAATTATGTCAAACAACCCAACACAACAGGTGTTTGATATGAACTCATTTCGGATTTGACAAGTAGTACTATTATGTTTGATATGTCAATATTGTTAATTTATCCATGGTCAATTATGGACGAATTAATTGGAGTAACCATTCTTAACAATGCAGCAATCAACAACATAGAGCTTGAGAGTAacaccaaaaaattgaaatattggGGAAGACTACACCTCACAAACGAAAGGGATCAATTAAGGTCATGAGTGCATGCATcacagaaataattaaataaccacAAAAAATGGCCAACCGTGGAGCCTGTCACGGTCACTTGTTACACCTCCTCAGGATCAAAAACTCCATTCCTTTATGTTACAAGTGACTACACTACAACTGGAGAGAGTAGGCTTTGGAGTGTTTACTACATGAGATGATGCCATAGAAGTCATAGATGCAAACCAGGAGTTGGCTGTATTTTGTGCAGTTCATGGTCTCAATCTTCCTAGACAAGCATGGGACATATTTGGAGATGTTAACAGATCAAATAGGTAATATATCAAATGTGATAGTAAATGCAAGTGCTTGTTGTGTGGATGATATGGAAAGAGCTCAGTGAAAAGGGGCAAAGCAAACCTGATGGTTTCAAGAGGAGCAAGAACAGCTTTCGTCATAGCCCCTGCCAAAGCACCACTAACAAGCTCACCAACTTCTCTACTCCTCATAAAATCCTGAATCCAAATAAAAACATTTGTTTACTCATTTTGGCAAACAGGTGCTTTCCATGACATTttttaatccaaaataaaaaaaatccaaatataAAACAACTTTACACATACAAatgcatatatctatatatattcaaaagaCAGGATCTGACTTAGCCCAACAAAAAAAAGATCCCCGTAAGCCAGTATCAGAGTTCTGCTAATATTTAATCATTTACTTATCCGAATAAGAATGAACGGGATCGTTGCATTAGATGGTGGAGTCAGTAGGATAAAAATGAAGCCCTAAAAGTAAAAGGGAAAGTTATTGACTAAGATCTGAGAATATTAGCCACCTAAATACCAAAAGCAACAAGTTCTGCCTGAGAAAGAAATAGATATATAAAAGCAACTTGTTCAGGTGCGTTTTGCAAGTGCGAGAAGGAGCTCGAAGGAATCTCACGCATTAAAAGTTCTGAAATCACTACGCGGAGCGGCCTTTCGGGTGCCAAGCAAGCAGAGGGAACagaaaattgaaactaaaataACAAGGGGAGCTGGAAACTAAGAGAAGTGTGGACCTGTGGTTACTTTTTTCTAGTCATGGAAACGAAGGAATCTGCATATTCAGTTAGGTTCGATGATAATGAAAAcccaccaaaaaaataaaataaaataaaaaagaggaaTAGGCAAAAGGCAAGCACAGGAGAAAGGCGATAAGAATTACTTTGAAGGGTTTTGAGAGGTCGGGGAAGGGAAAGTGAAGAAGAGCGGACGAAGAGAGGCGCTTATGGAGCTTCAGGGGAAGATCACGATGATGATCCGCCACTACCTCTTCTTCGTCGTCGTCCTCTTCGTCGTGCCGCTGCTTTGGAATTGGGACCGTCACCACCCTTCCTCCAGTTCCTCCGTAGATGCCATTTCCCAGCACGCAGTAGCTCTTCTTCTGCGATTCCGTTTCCATAACAATTATCGTCAGTCAACAGAAACCAATACACAGTTGTACTCAGGTCTCCTCTGACCTGGCCTGGCTATACACtgtagagagagagggggggagagagagagagagattgacgTGCCtgtgaggaggaggaggaatgGGACGGGGGTTTTTGGACCATCTGAGAGTGGAGGAGGCCCCGAATTGGAGGAGCTGTACTTCTtccaatttagatattttttttccctccctCTCTTGAGActtgaaaagagagagagaaatggcaATGTGgtgttgctctctctctctctgtctctctcgctCTGGCCTTGGCCTCGCTTCACTCTCTCCGTGTCTTTCTTTCCTAATTTTAGGGCGGCTACTCCCCAAGTTAGGGTTCACTTTTTACTTCATTTCGATTCGAGATCATTCccccattaaattattttaaatccaaaaatattaaaatgtctCCATCCCTTCCATATTTCCCTCTCTCAGACTCTCACTCTCAATTTAGGAAATGTCACCCGTCAATTGTGTTTTACATGTGTTTATATTTTCTTACAATATGATTGTGATGGTTGGACATCCCTTCCATGTCTCCTGCATGGGATTAACCCATTTACTATGTGGCGTCGTCTCGTCGTAATTGTAAAAGTTGGGAACCCAACTCAAGTGAAATGGCGCAGGGCAGTGTAAGTACAAAAGAATAAtgtaaatgttatttgaatgtttaattatgattttttttatcttatattaattcATGAGAtattataaaactaaatatCTATGACTCAGCACAACATCTACTTCTAATATCAGAAAAGGCAACGTGCGGCACGACGATAGTGACATAGTGTCTTTTTTTAGTTTCAATTCTCTTTTTATATACAAATGATTTTGAGATGGAGATAGATTTTCATAATATTTGAAGCCGAAAAATAAGGGGGACCATTCCGTGACTAATCCTAACGACAACACGCTTATCAAATTCTATCCCTCTTTCACCTTTTTCTAGAATTCATGCCtattatctaaatatatttaggaattttttaaaGTCagattattattagtttttaagttagttaattaaatattattttttaaaaaatattttaacataatattacaAAACTGTCATAAACTCACCTCTTAtctgtcaattttttttttatgatatcctTAACTTTGCTTGATTCTAATTACAccagtaaattaattaatatggtATAAATTTATCCCTCaactttcactttttttttttttattgtgacaTTTTTAACTTTGTTTGGTACAATGGCACATCTAAACGAGCAAATTTCACACCATATTAATATTGACCAATTTTGAAGCATGACTGGTACTCACTCATGCGTTTCTAATAATTTAAAGTCCGTTTATCTTGAGGTTTAGATTAAGTGTACAATCTATTGTTGATATTAAAGAAAACATAATTCAAACTTTTGGCACTATCTTAATTTattcatgtttcaaaactttccaaTCTAATATAGTAAAATAATGTTGCTTTTGCTCTATCAAGTCTTGTAATTCAGATGATAATTGTAGGAAAACTCTATTCACGGGCCGTATTTTTACTTTTCATAGTCCACACTCCATGAAATTTCACaccaattttaaaattcttattttaccTCTCCCATAACCCACTTTGTCCTTCGACTGTCAGCCTCCATCTcacatctctctttctttcctgcacaaacacatacatatatatatacacacacatgtgACCGCCAtgccctccccctccccccacaCACTTTCTCTCTATATGTGAAGGCATATACACACATGAAAATCATGGCCGTGGCCATAGCAGCAGTTGAGGAACCCAGCATTCCTCAAATGGCCTGAGCCGGGAACCCAAGTTTCCCTGACTGCCAGTAGTCaggggatattttttttattttaattgaattttttattataataaaataaaattaaaaaataatacaaataaataaattttaaatatctacattttaagtaattataatttaactaattttaaatcaataagataaattttaaatcatgtgcatctttaagtaatttaataagataaattaattaattttaaatttttttaagtattaaaaattcaacacgatgatttaaaaatttaaatttagttaaattataattacttaaaatacatatatttaaatttaatttatttgtattatttggcAATTTAGATGGACAATGATGAGCCAAAAACCAACACGTGGCTGACCATGGAAACCTCCGTACCTCGCGGTGcggaggatttttttttttgcaattacgcaggtaatattttttttaaaaaaatttatgttcatTAAATTATACTTTACTGctttagcattagttttgattttttttttattattgactattacttatttttggatttttaattACTCAGTAGAAattgatggagaaaaaaaatagttgaatttttCTATGTACCAACTATGTCtaaaatatataagataaaTGAGAAGactcataaatttaattatatttgttatttttcatattaattatatttttacatctcatattttaaatatatgtgtgagaataatattaaatcaatgatattttaaaaaaagactaaacaaatttaaaaggcccaaaattaaaaaaaataaatacattaataaatatcaGTTCGGGTTTCTGAAACTTGAATCGGGTTCGGACCCTCGCATCTCAAGGTGCAAAGGTTTGAGAAATCCCTACACCTCGcatgtatgtaaatatatatatatatatatctgtgtgtgtatgtgtattcgagggagaaagagagtgtGGGTCGACTGTCATTGCTGACCCACCTTGCGGCCATCGCACAGAGAAAAAGAGTGCgtgcgagagagaaagagagagtggaCTGTGGGCTGTGAGCTGAgaggtaaaataaatattttaaaaatagtgtAAAATTTGATGGAAGTGTAGGCTGTGAAGAGCAATTTACTAGATTACTAATATAATTTCCCTAATTATAGTTAACGTACACTTATTGGATTAGGAACTAGGTTGGGAAGTTAGCTAATTATCACGTGTTTGGGTGGGGTGAATTTTTATGTTATTGAGaagttttgtttaaaaaaaagaagaatgaattatagtaattgaatttatttcttattttgattttgagttttataacacaaataaaaatcatatcaTCAACACTAATAACCTATAATTCTCTACTAGATAAATGCACATCACATGTCGTGAATCATGTTGACCAAGTGTTCATATGACTTGAAATTGGCTAATTCAAATATGTAGTTGAAACCAAATAAAATTAAGGGtgccataataaaaaaaaaaaaaaagctaagaGGTAAATTTATACTACCTTATCTAATTCAGGGTGTAATTGAAATTAAGTAAAGTTGATtgtgttataataaaaaaaaaaattgaattatgaatttatgCATTTGGCTTTTTTAAATATCAACTAAACACAGATTTGTCGATGTCTTGCAAtagaataaaaaacaaattactTGGGTTCTATAATAAACTCCACTTAAGTTAAAATTAGATATATAATAGGTTATGTTGCAAATAATGcactttaaattttaatatattttataatttatattattagtttATTATCTAACCATAAAAGTTATTCGATATGAGTTGATATTAGGATCGTATTAtataaatgacaaatataatatattatttaaaaaataatataaaatattatttgatattgatattatatcatataaatGGCCTTTTAACtctactttatttttaattagctAAACACATATTCGTACAAAGCCATATTTAACTCTAACGGGTTTACCATCTCCAATTACCAAGTCATTTGTAGCGATCTAAAACCAAAATTGGCCATCTAACATTGCTTGTCATTGACAAAATGCTTCGCCAAAATTATGGGGAAGCTCGAAACCATCGGTAAAATTGGTGGGCTAAATCCGTTCGTTATCTATTCATACCATAATGACCATAAATGTTGGAAGAAGGCCGATGTATGCGGATAAGGCAAAATCGATCATCGGTGGAAGATAGCTTCAACTGTCAGATCAGGTTGTTGCAGTGATGAGTAACAACAACGGCAACGACGATTAGCAACAATATCGGTAAACTAAACAACAATGATGtcttattttgtaattttggggAATTCTTTGGCATCTTCTTCAAGAGAAGGATGAGAGATGGAACAAAGTTTTATTTTGACTtcggagatttttttttttgtattggatgcgatattatatatttagttattgatttatgtatttaattattaactttatatatatgtatttgattattttgtatatttaattataaattttatttatgtgtgtatctaattatttgatgtatttgattattattttttatatttaattattaattttgtgtattagtgaaaattataaataagataaaataaataaaataaaaatttattaataaataaataaaataagaaatgaaataaaagataTAATAGTAACTGTGGTTGAGTGAAAGTAAAAATAGAGGGTgagttatttataatataatagtaattgaGATTGGAATGGGTTGTAGATCGGCTAAGAGTCTCTCTATATTCGCtattttctccataattcaATTCTCATCCCCATGTCATCTCATCATCCTCCCCTTCGTGGCGCTCACTCGCTCTGAGGACACTAGTATtagggaaatttgcaaaaataggactgcCGGCGAAGAACTTTGTAGAAATAGGactcctaattttttttttgcaaaactagaacttttgagagttgaatgGACTAAAATGCACCCAATTTAAATCAGCTTACGAtccccttctccttcttcctctcgcACGCACATCCACAATCGCCCGCCGACCAGAACATCTTTCTCGCTCGTCCTCTTCGTCATCTTTCTCGCTCGTCCTCTGTTCTAAGCATCTAGAATTGCTGCTTCTTCGTCGGTCTTCGCCTTTAAAGCCATTGCAGGTAATTTCAGAGTGTTTTACCTTCTTCGATGCATTTTTTGTAATGACTGCGTAATGGGTATGCAAATGAACCTCGCTCTGATTCTGCATTCTAAAGCTCGATTGAGCAAAGGTTCAAACAAGAAGCACccccaaaaatgttttatatccgGTCAGTTTATATATCGATACCCAAAAATGTTATGTACCGGCATCATGTATCGGTATAATTGTACcggttttaatttaatttaaaccgaTACATAGTAACCGATATAGTTCCTATTTCAACTACTATATCGGTATAACTATATCGGATGTAATTTTACATCTACCGATATATAATGTATATCGATATATAATATGTACGAATGATATGTCGGTATATCCGATTCAAATTTAATGTATACCGATACATATTAATCGATTTACAACCaacaacaaataatatatcGATATCGGTTTAATTTTACGTCTGccgatatataatatatacgaATGATATGTCGGTATATCCGATTCAAATTTAATGTATACCGATACATATTAACCGATTTACAACCAACAAATAATATATCGATATCGGTTAAATGTATCGGTTCAATTTTACGTCTGTCGATATATAATGTAAccgatatataatatatacgaATGATACATCGGTATATCCGATTCAAATTTAATGTATACCGATACATATTAACCGATTTACAACCaacaacaaataatatatcGATATCGGTTAACTATATCGGTTTAATTTTACGTAATCTGATATATAATAACCGACATATCCTTGCGCGACCGATATTTTGAACCGATATAATCGATGATAACTAACTTTTTCTACTTACATCCAactgatgtttttttttttttttctaatttatagaGCTCATGTGTGTATGGAGGTCGGTGAGAATATAGCTGATAGAGGCGCATATAAGTACGTGACCGATAAAGAGTAATGTCGTATTATACACAAACTtcatatttatacacaaataacATTACAGAAGGACTAACAAatcaataattcaataaaaataaataaaaaatatttgtctctCTCTATTGCAGGTCCCTCTTGTATAAAGTCGGCCTTCTCGGATGCTAGCGCAGGTTCATTCACAAACAGTGATTGCTCTGACCATTCTGGATCATTCAACCTCTCAAATACATTGCCAAAGTATTGCCTTGGCAATTGGAGGTTGAAGGACCTAGAAAGGTCAGAGCAATCACTAACCTTATCCAAGTTGATCTCCAACGTCTTCAGGGTGAAACAGAAGGCAGAAGGCTAATGGTTGGGAGACTGAAACAGAAGCTAGAAAATATATTGCTTTTGTCGGGCTTCTGGGATGCTAGCACAGGTTCATTCACAAACAGTGATCGCTCTGACCATTCTGGATTATTCAACCTCCCAATACATTGCCAAAGTATTACCTTGGCAATGTATTTGGAGATTGAAGAATCCAGAATGGTCAGAACAATCACTAACTGTTTGTTAATGAACCTGGCTCTAGCTTCCGAGAAGCCTGAAGAAAGCGATTTATTTCCATGGCTTCTGTTTCAGATCATTGGGGAACGTCTTCAAGGTGATCTCCAAAGTCTTAAACGTCTTCAAAGGTTTGCCGTCTTCCCGAATTCTCGATTTTGTTCTTCTCAAACGTGATGAGAGCCATATTTATAGAGCAATCTGTCCTATCGGTGCTGACATCGGGAAGTTCAATgcacaaatatttaaaaaatcggCGTTAAACATTTAAATATCGGTGTCTAAATATCGGTTAATTTACCGATATACTCATACCGATAGTAATATGTACGAAGgaggtcggttaaaaaatatcGGTTTATAATTGATACATGTTGCCGACATCATTCTATATTATCGTATCGGTGACCGATATTTATAGACCAGACATGTACAATCGATGCTGACATTGggacaaatatttaattttttcgtaATAACCATTTACATATCGGTGTATACATATCAGTTAAGTAACCGAACATAGTGACTGATATACATCATATATCGACTAATATATCGGTTACTGTGTATCGGTTTAAATCCGATACAAGTAACCGATATTATATTggttatatattatgtattggGAAGTCTGCAACGGACATCATTATTTATATCTGTTGAGTATTGATAGGAATGCATTTAATTCCAGTTGCCAACATGTCCTATTGGTGCAGACATTGGGAAGTGAaccattttaatattaaattcacttaaatatttcaatatcgGTTAAACCACATCGGTTTGTAATCGATAAACGTTGCCAACATCACTGGACTTTGTGATATCGGCGCAACGATATCGGCCACATACATCGATTTTTACCAATATATTGTAACCGATATCCTAATAGCCACATCGGTTTATATTATATCGATAAAGACGGTTCGGTTTGGATATCGATACGATTTACCGATATCaataaaagtttgaattttttccGACATATGCACTGACCGATGCACCCATCGATTGGACTGCTTTTTTACTGGACACAAATGCCCTTCCCGCTAAAACGGGACTCTTCATCATCTTGGTTGCACTTCGACTGCTCCAACATCAACGTCGCTCTTGTTTCCCATTAGCGCCTGATATTGAAGTTCTGAAGACGTTACACCGACAAGGATCATTGCTATTATTTGCTTCTGATGGCGCGCTCACCTCGTGTGTCGTTCGAGGAGAAGAACAACAGTGATAAGATGGAAACTTCGGCGAATAACACGGAGAAGAAGACGGCATGGGATAAGGACTTGGAGGTCAACAAGTATTTCACCGCTAGAGTCACGCGAAATGATCATTTTGAAGACACCGTTGATGGCATTCGGTCTATACTGAAGCAGAATCCTCGCCTGGAGGAACAGTTTAAGGCATCTGCGTTTGGCCAGATTGTATATGGGGTACATGGAATAACTTGGAGCATTCAGTTAGTCCACAGCCTATTGTTAAGCCTGTTGCAAAAGACAGACGAGGAATGATCAATGTTCTTCAGGATCAGAGGTCaggaaataaaattctgaaTGGAGGAGTTTGCGCTGATCATGGGGTTGAAGTTTGGCAACAGCGAAGCAGCGAAGCGAAAAATCATGTTGAAGGAGCCCCCACAAATATTTGCCAGGTTTTTccccaattacaaccaaaagattgGGGTTTCAAGGTCAAGGTTAATGAAGGTGTTTCATCAGAATATTGTTAGCGGAAAGGTGGAGTGTTCTGATGATGAGCTCCTATCCATGTCATATCTAATGATGATGTGGGAAATAAATTCCAAGGCTCATGCCACTAAGGTGGATATCAGGTATTTTCACCTGGCCACTCATTGGGATGAGTTGAACCGATTCCCTTGGGCAACCGACTCCTTTATCACGACTACAGAGAGTGCCAGAAAAGGCATATTGAATGGGTTCAAACAGAACGCTAAGAAGAAGGCGTATTCCATTGGAGGTTTCCCACTTACCATATAggtattaatttattatgtgttATAGAGATATGGAGATTTAGTGTTGTTGTTTCGATTATGTGAACCGATAAGTCTGTTATTAACCGATGTGTGCTAACCGATATATCGGTGGAACACCGATGTGTGCTAACTGATACAGAGGTAGGTACCGGTTACACTATATCTGTTATTGTCCGATTCTTTTAACCGATATGTCCTT is from Diospyros lotus cultivar Yz01 chromosome 2, ASM1463336v1, whole genome shotgun sequence and encodes:
- the LOC127794405 gene encoding probable mitochondrial adenine nucleotide transporter BTL1, which codes for MVQKPPSHSSSSSQKKSYCVLGNGIYGGTGGRVVTVPIPKQRHDEEDDDEEEVVADHHRDLPLKLHKRLSSSALLHFPFPDLSKPFKDFMRSREVGELVSGALAGAMTKAVLAPLETIRTRMVVGVGPKSITGSFIDVIEQQGWQGLWAGNTINMLRIIPTQAIELGTFEHVKRTMTSAQEKWNQADSPVLQIGHVNLKFSLPWLSPVAVAGAAAGIVSTLACHPLEVLKDRLTVSPEAYPSLGVALSKIYKDGGLGAFYAGISPTLIGMLPYSTCYYFMYDTMKRSYCLTKNKKSLNRAEMLLVGALSGFTASTISFPLEVARKRLMVGALDGRCPPHMAAALSEVVRKEGLLGLYRGWGASCLKVMPNSGITWMFYEAWKDILLVERRHL